Proteins from a genomic interval of Alteromonas macleodii ATCC 27126:
- the djlA gene encoding co-chaperone DjlA produces MSIWGKILGALFGFMFLKIPGAILGLLVGHFFDKAYRQDFNQLGGFGRFFTDQDNLKQQAIFFHSLFSALGHLAKSDGKVTDREIQIATALMDEMRLTGDARREAQDAFREGKARDFPLVDTLKGFYDASHGRRDILQVFLEILIQAAFADGQLSQEEYNVLEKVAKPLGFRRRDLDYLISMYEAEIRFRQRSNSGSGQRTHSGQRQHSQSAYSEQQSLDDAYHILGVAASDDEKTIKRAYRKRMSEHHPDKLVSKGLPEQAMEIAKKKAQDIQSAYELIKQKRGF; encoded by the coding sequence ATGTCAATTTGGGGAAAAATCCTCGGCGCCTTGTTCGGCTTTATGTTTCTTAAAATACCTGGGGCGATCTTAGGGCTGTTAGTCGGGCACTTTTTTGATAAAGCCTATCGCCAAGACTTCAATCAGCTAGGTGGCTTTGGGCGCTTTTTTACCGATCAGGACAATCTGAAGCAGCAAGCTATTTTCTTTCATAGTTTGTTTAGTGCGTTAGGCCATCTTGCTAAGTCTGACGGCAAAGTAACGGACAGAGAAATTCAAATCGCCACAGCATTAATGGACGAGATGCGTTTAACTGGAGATGCCCGTCGTGAAGCTCAGGATGCATTTAGAGAAGGCAAAGCACGAGACTTTCCTTTAGTCGATACGTTGAAAGGTTTTTACGACGCCAGCCACGGTAGACGGGATATTCTTCAAGTATTCTTAGAGATCCTTATTCAAGCCGCTTTCGCCGACGGTCAGCTTTCACAGGAAGAATACAACGTACTTGAAAAAGTAGCGAAGCCACTAGGCTTTAGGCGTCGTGATTTAGATTATCTAATTTCAATGTATGAAGCTGAAATACGCTTTAGGCAGCGGTCTAACTCTGGCTCAGGACAACGCACTCATTCAGGTCAACGTCAGCACAGCCAATCAGCCTATTCAGAACAGCAAAGTTTAGATGATGCCTATCATATATTGGGTGTGGCGGCATCTGACGATGAAAAGACAATAAAGCGTGCCTACAGGAAGCGCATGTCTGAGCATCACCCCGATAAGCTGGTGTCTAAAGGGCTACCTGAACAGGCAATGGAAATTGCGAAAAAGAAAGCGCAAGATATTCAATCAGCCTACGAGCTGATTAAGCAAAAGCGTGGCTTTTAG
- the dsbC gene encoding bifunctional protein-disulfide isomerase/oxidoreductase DsbC, whose translation MKAVKKVLLASVVAAGSLLGLSAQAADEAAIRDKLTSMLGLDVETIADSPVSGLVQVSTNRGLFYVSENGQYLLQARVFNIDEEMRNETELALSGLRKEGVKEMESSSITFKAKNEKHEISVFTDITCGYCRKFHNEIDELNDAGITVHYLAFPRSGLNSENYNDMVSVWCAKDPQKALTKAKAGNDVASASCKNKVAEQYMLGQKLGVNGTPNIVLPDGSLIPGYQPAALLAKALEEAE comes from the coding sequence GTGAAAGCAGTAAAGAAAGTATTGTTAGCCAGTGTAGTTGCGGCAGGTTCTCTATTAGGGCTTAGTGCGCAAGCGGCTGATGAAGCGGCTATCCGTGATAAATTAACCTCAATGCTAGGGTTAGATGTAGAAACTATTGCTGACTCTCCAGTATCAGGGCTGGTTCAGGTATCAACAAACCGCGGTTTATTTTACGTAAGTGAAAACGGGCAGTATCTGCTTCAGGCTCGTGTTTTTAACATTGATGAAGAGATGCGTAACGAAACAGAGCTGGCACTTTCTGGGCTGCGCAAAGAAGGCGTAAAAGAGATGGAATCATCGTCTATTACGTTTAAGGCCAAAAACGAAAAGCATGAAATAAGCGTATTTACTGATATTACGTGTGGCTATTGCCGTAAATTTCACAACGAGATTGATGAACTCAACGATGCGGGCATCACCGTACACTACCTTGCGTTTCCACGTTCTGGGTTAAACAGTGAAAACTACAACGATATGGTGTCGGTGTGGTGTGCGAAAGACCCGCAAAAAGCGTTAACTAAAGCTAAAGCGGGTAACGACGTAGCTAGCGCAAGCTGTAAAAATAAAGTGGCAGAGCAGTACATGTTGGGTCAAAAATTAGGCGTGAATGGCACGCCAAATATCGTACTGCCAGACGGTTCATTGATTCCTGGTTATCAGCCAGCTGCGTTGCTTGCTAAAGCATTGGAGGAAGCTGAATAG
- the recJ gene encoding single-stranded-DNA-specific exonuclease RecJ → MILPIVRREVTGASLSSDLHPVIDRIYRGRNIANLDDLENGLKGLTHFNVLKGMPQAAQILADAVVQNKRIIIVGDFDADGATSTSVCILALRAMGYHNVDFLVPNRFDFGYGLSVPIVDEAAKQGAEVIVTVDNGISCIDGVTHAKSLGMQVVVTDHHLPGDVLPPADAIVNPNQPGCEFPSKNLAGVGVAFYIMLALKAELQQQGHFERAGVAPPNLASLLDIVAVGTVADVVVLDKNNRILVHQGLQRIRAGKCRPGIKALVEVANRDCAHLTSTDLGFVVGPRLNAAGRLDDMSQGIACLLEDETIQARMIAAELDALNKERREIETGMKAQAETVLEQMALDEGDMPSALVVYREDFHQGVIGIVAGRLKEKYLKPVIAFAHQDDEIIKGSARSIPGVHIRDVLDEVNTRYPGVIEKFGGHAMAAGLSLPVAKLQDFEQAFVDIARAHMAKLDGNHALLSDGDLSSKELCLPFAHLLRQAGPFGQGFESPLFDGEFALLDQRLVGQKHLKMVLKSDGANEVDAIAFNVDLKSWPNAMVKRVHIAYRLDINVFRGQETVQLIVEQIEAR, encoded by the coding sequence ATGATTTTGCCTATTGTTCGCCGTGAGGTTACCGGCGCCTCGCTTAGTTCCGACTTACATCCTGTTATCGATAGAATTTATCGCGGTCGTAATATTGCGAATTTAGATGACTTGGAGAATGGTCTAAAAGGGCTAACACACTTCAATGTCTTGAAGGGGATGCCGCAGGCCGCGCAAATTCTCGCTGATGCTGTTGTGCAAAATAAACGTATTATTATTGTGGGCGATTTTGATGCCGACGGAGCAACCAGTACATCGGTATGTATATTGGCGCTTCGAGCCATGGGCTATCACAACGTTGATTTTCTTGTACCTAACCGCTTTGACTTTGGTTACGGACTTAGCGTGCCTATTGTGGATGAAGCTGCCAAACAGGGGGCAGAGGTTATTGTCACAGTGGACAATGGCATTTCCTGTATTGACGGTGTGACCCATGCAAAGTCGTTGGGAATGCAGGTTGTTGTTACCGATCACCATTTGCCAGGCGATGTTCTACCTCCTGCTGATGCGATAGTAAATCCTAACCAACCTGGCTGTGAATTCCCTTCTAAAAATTTGGCTGGGGTTGGCGTTGCCTTTTACATCATGCTAGCACTTAAAGCCGAGTTACAGCAGCAAGGGCATTTTGAAAGAGCGGGAGTAGCGCCACCAAACCTAGCGTCGCTACTTGATATTGTTGCGGTTGGCACCGTGGCCGATGTAGTAGTGCTTGATAAAAACAACCGAATTTTAGTTCATCAAGGCCTTCAGCGCATTCGGGCGGGTAAGTGTCGACCTGGCATTAAAGCATTGGTCGAAGTAGCGAATCGCGATTGCGCTCACTTAACCTCAACTGACTTAGGCTTTGTGGTTGGGCCAAGGCTTAATGCCGCGGGTCGATTAGACGACATGTCGCAAGGCATTGCGTGCTTGTTGGAAGATGAAACCATTCAAGCGCGAATGATCGCTGCGGAACTCGATGCGCTTAATAAAGAACGCCGTGAAATTGAGACCGGCATGAAAGCGCAAGCAGAAACCGTGCTAGAGCAAATGGCGCTGGATGAAGGCGATATGCCAAGCGCACTGGTGGTTTATCGCGAAGACTTTCACCAAGGGGTTATTGGTATTGTGGCAGGGCGTTTGAAAGAAAAGTACCTTAAGCCCGTTATTGCTTTTGCCCATCAAGACGACGAGATCATTAAAGGTTCGGCACGCTCAATTCCCGGCGTGCACATTCGCGATGTACTTGATGAAGTTAATACGCGCTACCCTGGCGTTATCGAAAAATTTGGCGGGCATGCCATGGCCGCTGGATTAAGCTTGCCCGTAGCTAAGCTTCAAGACTTCGAGCAGGCTTTTGTTGATATTGCGCGAGCGCACATGGCAAAGCTTGATGGAAATCATGCTTTACTTTCCGACGGTGACTTGTCATCGAAAGAGCTGTGTTTACCCTTTGCGCATTTACTGCGTCAAGCAGGTCCGTTTGGACAGGGCTTTGAATCACCGCTATTCGATGGTGAATTTGCACTACTTGACCAGCGCTTAGTTGGCCAAAAGCACTTAAAAATGGTGTTAAAAAGTGACGGTGCTAACGAGGTCGATGCTATTGCGTTTAACGTTGATTTAAAATCATGGCCGAATGCCATGGTCAAACGCGTGCATATTGCCTATCGGCTCGATATCAACGTATTTCGCGGTCAGGAAACCGTGCAACTTATTGTAGAGCAAATAGAAGCGCGTTAG
- the recO gene encoding DNA repair protein RecO, producing the protein MNNEWLNAYVLHRRPYRETSYIVDFFTLEEGRVSAVAKGVKNSKSDKKSLLQPFQHLRLQLSGKSELKNLRHVESVSPSINLVGTALFCAMYVNELTNRVMPAGLASDGVHNAYENALLSLRDECDIEVTLRQFEFALLDEMGLLPDFTTDVEYEMPIEETGSYNFQIDAGFVPIPEDMAGPRGMRGFPGQALLSLSQGEFTPLSKKVAKVLCRDLLKPLIGEKPLKSRELFMPKPR; encoded by the coding sequence ATGAATAATGAATGGTTAAATGCCTATGTACTGCATAGACGCCCTTACAGGGAGACCAGCTATATTGTTGACTTTTTTACCCTAGAAGAAGGGCGTGTTAGTGCCGTGGCGAAAGGGGTAAAAAACAGCAAATCAGATAAGAAAAGCCTGCTTCAACCTTTTCAGCATCTTCGCTTACAGTTAAGCGGAAAGTCGGAGTTAAAAAATTTACGTCACGTTGAAAGTGTTTCACCCTCCATCAATCTTGTGGGAACGGCGTTATTTTGCGCCATGTACGTTAACGAACTAACTAATCGTGTTATGCCGGCGGGGCTTGCCAGCGATGGCGTTCACAACGCTTATGAAAATGCGCTGCTGTCCCTTCGCGATGAGTGCGACATAGAAGTGACCTTGCGACAGTTCGAATTTGCACTGCTTGACGAAATGGGGCTACTGCCCGACTTTACTACTGACGTAGAATACGAAATGCCCATAGAAGAAACAGGCAGCTATAACTTTCAGATAGATGCGGGCTTTGTGCCTATTCCCGAAGATATGGCTGGTCCCCGCGGTATGCGAGGATTTCCCGGACAAGCGCTGCTTAGTTTGTCACAGGGGGAGTTTACGCCGCTAAGTAAAAAAGTGGCTAAGGTGCTTTGCCGTGACTTGCTGAAACCGCTAATTGGTGAAAAGCCACTTAAAAGCCGCGAGCTTTTTATGCCCAAGCCGCGGTAA
- the pdxJ gene encoding pyridoxine 5'-phosphate synthase → MSTILLGVNIDHIATLRNARGTHYPDPVHAADIAERAGADGITVHLREDRRHIKDRDVRILAQTINTRLNLEMAVTEEMLAIAEEVKPVFCCLVPEKREELTTEGGLDVAGNFENIKAACERLANANILVSLFIDADKAQIDAAAACNAPYIEIHTGQYAEATSEEEQHKELARLVEGIEYADSLGLKVNAGHGLHYHNVKPIAAIPQLIELNIGHAIIARAAFDGLHTAVADMRKLMLEARAGI, encoded by the coding sequence ATGAGCACGATTTTATTAGGCGTTAACATCGACCATATTGCAACGCTACGCAATGCGCGTGGTACGCATTACCCAGATCCAGTGCACGCAGCGGATATTGCCGAGCGTGCAGGTGCAGACGGCATTACGGTTCATTTGCGTGAAGACCGCCGCCATATTAAAGACCGCGATGTACGCATTTTAGCGCAGACCATAAATACCCGCCTAAATCTGGAAATGGCGGTAACCGAAGAAATGCTAGCAATTGCAGAAGAGGTAAAGCCTGTTTTTTGCTGCCTAGTACCAGAAAAGCGCGAAGAGCTGACTACCGAAGGTGGTCTTGATGTGGCTGGGAATTTTGAGAACATCAAAGCGGCGTGTGAGCGACTCGCTAATGCGAACATTTTGGTGTCGTTATTTATTGATGCAGACAAAGCGCAAATTGACGCGGCAGCAGCATGTAACGCTCCTTACATCGAAATTCATACAGGCCAATATGCAGAAGCCACCAGCGAAGAAGAGCAGCATAAAGAGCTAGCGCGTTTAGTTGAAGGTATCGAGTACGCCGATAGCTTAGGGCTTAAAGTGAATGCCGGTCATGGCTTGCACTATCACAATGTTAAGCCTATTGCGGCTATCCCTCAGTTAATCGAACTTAATATTGGCCACGCTATTATTGCTCGCGCCGCGTTTGATGGCCTTCATACGGCTGTAGCTGATATGCGTAAACTTATGCTTGAAGCGCGAGCGGGCATTTAA
- the acpS gene encoding holo-ACP synthase, with amino-acid sequence MAIAGLGTDIVEIARLGKGDGANERLAKRVLTPAEWQQFSEHGTPVRFLAKRFAAKEAAVKALGTGIGNGISWQHIEVRNNDLGAPELHFSGEFAAMCKNRGITRSVVSISDEQHYAVATVILESE; translated from the coding sequence GTGGCGATTGCAGGGCTAGGTACTGACATTGTAGAGATAGCGCGACTTGGTAAGGGCGACGGTGCTAATGAGCGTTTGGCCAAGCGAGTACTTACGCCTGCCGAGTGGCAGCAGTTCAGCGAACACGGTACGCCAGTTCGCTTCTTAGCCAAACGTTTTGCCGCCAAGGAAGCGGCAGTGAAGGCCCTTGGTACAGGGATTGGAAACGGGATCAGCTGGCAGCATATAGAAGTGCGCAATAACGATTTAGGTGCGCCAGAGCTTCATTTTTCTGGCGAGTTTGCCGCAATGTGCAAAAACCGAGGTATCACGCGAAGCGTGGTCAGTATTTCAGATGAGCAGCATTATGCTGTCGCCACCGTTATACTAGAGTCTGAATAG
- the rlmD gene encoding 23S rRNA (uracil(1939)-C(5))-methyltransferase RlmD: MANLFKQSRSKQKGKTSLTERGASKKGNARANAQVAGLRFGKSKNAADTSESQNPNTVTIEDLDWMGNGVVRGNPMVFVEGALVGETCDIEVVSSKKKVINARATNIHSPSDARQAPFCPVFDACGGCQLQHIKPDAALEQRDRALKVMMERQLSMKPHVWQAPLAGPRPQYRRKARLAIDARNPNQIKLGFREANSSNVINAETCPILVDPLSKLIGPLRDALTGFESARHIGHISLIAGDNTSHLVIKHTKALEAELIDAVSELVNTSSSVGVCGIELKLENKQAQIRSVGRGTDMVMNTVNSCSISPSANDFIQINKVVNEKMVNQAIGWLNPEPNERVADWFSGLGNFTLPIAKLGAKVQAVEGVAEMVRRAKDNAQQQGIENVEWLHLDLADKTNVEASLQLGFDKVLLDPSREGALTVCHALVKALPKTIVYVSCNPSTFSRDAKVLIDGGYEMEKAGVAEMFPFTHHMEMMALFTRKQQ; this comes from the coding sequence TTGGCAAACCTTTTTAAACAATCTCGCAGCAAGCAAAAAGGCAAAACGTCGCTTACTGAGCGTGGCGCTTCAAAAAAAGGGAATGCCAGAGCCAACGCGCAGGTCGCAGGACTTCGATTTGGGAAAAGCAAAAATGCAGCGGATACCAGTGAAAGTCAAAACCCTAACACGGTCACCATTGAAGATTTAGACTGGATGGGCAATGGCGTAGTGCGCGGCAATCCGATGGTATTTGTTGAAGGTGCCCTTGTAGGAGAAACCTGCGACATAGAGGTGGTATCTAGCAAAAAGAAAGTCATTAACGCCAGGGCGACAAACATTCATTCGCCAAGTGATGCAAGACAAGCGCCTTTTTGCCCTGTGTTTGATGCATGTGGTGGGTGTCAGCTACAGCACATAAAGCCTGACGCAGCCCTTGAGCAACGTGACCGTGCTCTTAAAGTGATGATGGAACGCCAGCTTTCAATGAAGCCACACGTTTGGCAAGCACCTTTAGCAGGTCCTCGCCCTCAATATCGCAGAAAAGCAAGGCTGGCTATAGATGCCCGCAACCCCAATCAAATTAAGTTGGGCTTTCGTGAAGCAAATAGCAGTAACGTTATCAATGCAGAAACCTGCCCAATACTGGTCGACCCGCTATCTAAACTTATTGGCCCTTTACGAGATGCGCTTACAGGGTTTGAGTCAGCGCGTCATATTGGACATATCAGCCTTATTGCAGGCGACAACACCTCGCATCTTGTTATTAAACACACCAAAGCCCTTGAAGCTGAGCTTATTGATGCAGTGAGCGAATTGGTGAACACGAGTTCATCAGTTGGTGTCTGCGGTATTGAATTAAAGCTTGAAAATAAGCAGGCGCAAATTCGCAGTGTGGGCCGTGGTACTGATATGGTGATGAACACGGTAAATAGCTGCTCGATTTCACCTAGTGCTAACGACTTTATTCAAATTAATAAAGTGGTTAACGAAAAAATGGTTAATCAGGCAATAGGTTGGCTAAACCCAGAGCCCAACGAGCGTGTTGCCGATTGGTTTAGCGGGCTGGGCAATTTTACTTTACCTATTGCTAAGTTAGGTGCAAAGGTCCAGGCGGTAGAAGGTGTGGCAGAGATGGTGCGCCGCGCCAAAGACAATGCACAGCAACAGGGCATTGAAAATGTAGAGTGGCTGCATTTAGATTTGGCTGATAAGACCAACGTCGAGGCTTCATTACAGCTGGGCTTTGATAAGGTACTACTCGACCCCTCAAGAGAAGGGGCGTTGACCGTTTGTCATGCGCTTGTAAAAGCACTACCAAAAACGATAGTGTATGTTTCTTGCAACCCAAGTACGTTTTCTAGAGACGCGAAGGTGTTGATAGACGGAGGTTATGAAATGGAAAAAGCGGGCGTAGCAGAAATGTTCCCCTTCACCCATCACATGGAAATGATGGCCTTGTTTACGCGAAAGCAGCAGTAA
- the relA gene encoding GTP diphosphokinase — MVSTRKVHQADRPPFEAWLDSLELSAETKEKLSAVSSIPERLLVGQEMVEILCQLNMDDATLQAALVFPYCEQHALSEDDIYEEFGGEIRDLIVGVRRMDAIKSLHARKVKGSGFAEKSDEQHIDSIRRMLLAMVEDVRAVVIKMAERICALQQVKKADEETRVMVARECASIYAPLANRLGIGQLKWELEDLAFRYLHPITYKQIAHQLDGKRRERAEYIETIVGDLQGLLDSEEIRAEVYGRPKHIFSIWKKMQKKRLTFEQLFDIRAVRIIAERLQDCYAALGTVHASYKHLPNEFDDYIATPKPNGYQSIHTVIVGPEGKSVEIQIRTQKMHQDAELGVAAHWKYKEGSTGKQSGYDERINWLRRILAWQEEVAESGDLVEELRSQVFDDRVYVFTPKGDVIDLPQGATPLDFAYYIHSNVGHRCIGAKVNGRIVPFTYLLQSGDQIEVLTGKEPNPSRDWMHPGLGYVHSSRARATIHSFFKKQDRDKNLAAGKELLERELQRAHLPAKVPNEAFEKFNLQTLDDLYTAVGAGDVRVMQVINFIHHLQEPPAPEPEISPKVKTRKTAAGSGKKDAVVVQGVGHLMSQLANCCKPVPGEAILGYITQGRGVSVHKESCDQLQHLLSQHPERQIEVNWSQELKVGFETGIDIFCHDRTGLLRDITTVLANENVPLLGVNSLSDKNRQTALITISIEVHDLDTVSKVLTRLRQLKGVTDAKRKQS; from the coding sequence ATGGTATCGACAAGAAAGGTCCACCAAGCCGACCGACCACCCTTTGAAGCGTGGTTAGATAGCCTTGAGTTAAGTGCAGAAACAAAAGAAAAACTAAGTGCAGTGTCATCTATTCCCGAGCGACTGTTGGTTGGTCAGGAAATGGTTGAGATTTTGTGTCAGCTCAATATGGATGACGCAACGCTTCAGGCAGCCTTGGTTTTTCCATATTGCGAACAGCACGCCTTAAGTGAAGACGATATTTATGAAGAATTCGGCGGGGAAATACGCGATTTGATCGTTGGCGTGCGCCGAATGGATGCCATCAAGTCGCTACATGCGCGTAAAGTAAAAGGCTCTGGCTTTGCAGAAAAGTCGGACGAACAGCACATAGACAGTATTCGTCGTATGCTGCTTGCGATGGTAGAAGACGTGCGTGCCGTTGTGATCAAAATGGCAGAACGCATTTGTGCATTGCAACAGGTTAAAAAAGCCGACGAAGAAACCCGCGTTATGGTGGCCCGCGAATGCGCTAGCATCTATGCGCCATTGGCAAACCGTTTGGGCATTGGCCAGTTAAAGTGGGAGCTTGAAGACCTTGCGTTTCGCTATCTACACCCCATCACCTACAAGCAAATAGCTCATCAGCTTGACGGCAAGCGCCGAGAGCGTGCCGAGTACATAGAAACCATAGTAGGCGACTTGCAAGGCTTGCTTGATAGCGAAGAAATTCGCGCAGAGGTTTACGGCCGTCCTAAGCACATATTCAGCATTTGGAAAAAAATGCAGAAAAAGCGCCTTACGTTTGAGCAGCTTTTTGATATTCGTGCGGTGCGTATTATTGCCGAGCGACTTCAAGACTGTTACGCGGCGCTTGGTACGGTTCACGCCAGCTATAAGCACCTACCGAACGAATTCGACGACTACATTGCAACCCCAAAACCTAACGGTTACCAGTCTATTCACACGGTTATCGTGGGGCCTGAAGGGAAGTCGGTAGAGATTCAAATTCGCACGCAGAAAATGCATCAGGATGCAGAATTGGGTGTGGCTGCTCACTGGAAATATAAAGAGGGCAGTACGGGCAAGCAGTCAGGCTATGACGAGCGTATAAACTGGCTTCGTCGCATATTAGCGTGGCAAGAGGAAGTGGCCGAATCTGGCGATTTAGTTGAAGAACTTCGCAGCCAGGTGTTTGACGATAGGGTGTATGTGTTCACACCCAAAGGCGATGTTATTGACCTTCCCCAAGGCGCTACACCGCTTGATTTTGCTTACTACATTCACAGTAACGTGGGACATCGTTGTATTGGCGCAAAAGTGAATGGGCGAATAGTGCCTTTCACTTATTTACTGCAAAGTGGCGATCAGATAGAAGTGCTCACCGGAAAAGAGCCAAACCCAAGCCGCGACTGGATGCACCCAGGACTTGGCTATGTGCATTCATCACGGGCGCGTGCCACTATCCATTCCTTCTTTAAAAAGCAGGACAGAGATAAAAACCTTGCTGCCGGTAAAGAGCTGCTAGAACGCGAACTTCAGCGTGCCCACTTACCTGCCAAAGTACCCAATGAGGCATTTGAGAAGTTTAACTTACAAACCCTCGATGACTTGTACACTGCGGTAGGTGCCGGTGATGTGCGCGTTATGCAGGTGATTAATTTTATTCATCATTTGCAGGAGCCCCCAGCCCCAGAACCCGAAATTAGCCCTAAGGTTAAAACGCGCAAAACTGCTGCCGGATCAGGCAAAAAAGATGCAGTGGTAGTGCAGGGCGTGGGTCACTTAATGAGCCAGCTGGCGAACTGCTGTAAGCCGGTACCAGGCGAAGCAATTTTAGGCTATATCACACAAGGCCGTGGTGTAAGCGTTCATAAAGAAAGCTGCGACCAGCTGCAACACTTGTTGTCACAACACCCTGAGCGTCAAATAGAAGTGAATTGGTCACAAGAGCTTAAAGTGGGCTTTGAGACAGGCATAGATATATTCTGTCACGATAGAACTGGCCTGTTGCGAGATATTACTACGGTATTGGCGAATGAAAACGTGCCGCTTTTAGGCGTGAACAGCCTAAGTGATAAAAATAGACAGACGGCGCTTATCACCATTTCGATAGAGGTGCACGATCTCGACACCGTATCAAAAGTGTTAACCCGATTGCGACAGCTTAAAGGCGTGACTGATGCAAAACGCAAACAAAGCTAA
- the mazG gene encoding nucleoside triphosphate pyrophosphohydrolase, protein MQNANKAKLSETQRLLDIMAQLRDPQSGCPWDVKQTMESLTRYTIEEAYEVADAIATGDMHDIKDELGDLLFQVVFYAQIASESSAFTFDDVAQSISDKLVRRHPHVFANALASEGAGDTNENVTVERTQLNDSALNAQWDAIKAQEKQLKKQRLKQGNEAIENSILDNVPKGMPALMYAQKLQKACAKVGFDWPDAAPVIEKVREEVEEIQQELDFKQRAQGALNTGIAPLNSGVPDNQKAIEEEIGDALFAMVNLARHCKVDADTALRNASNKFANRFKGVERLAAEQGDKLDVLTLDEMEALWQQVKQSSNTK, encoded by the coding sequence ATGCAAAACGCAAACAAAGCTAAGCTTAGTGAAACGCAGCGGCTGCTTGACATTATGGCGCAGCTGCGCGACCCGCAATCTGGGTGCCCGTGGGATGTAAAACAAACCATGGAAAGCCTAACTCGCTACACCATAGAAGAAGCCTACGAAGTGGCTGATGCTATTGCCACTGGTGATATGCATGACATTAAAGATGAGTTGGGTGATTTGCTGTTTCAAGTGGTGTTCTACGCACAGATAGCCAGTGAATCTAGTGCATTTACTTTTGACGATGTGGCGCAAAGCATTAGTGATAAGCTCGTGCGTCGCCACCCTCATGTGTTTGCGAACGCGCTTGCATCTGAAGGTGCAGGCGATACAAATGAAAACGTCACGGTCGAACGTACCCAATTGAACGACAGTGCTTTAAACGCGCAGTGGGATGCTATCAAAGCCCAAGAAAAGCAGCTTAAAAAGCAGCGTTTAAAGCAAGGCAACGAAGCAATAGAAAACAGTATTCTAGATAATGTGCCTAAAGGTATGCCAGCACTTATGTACGCGCAAAAGCTGCAGAAAGCCTGTGCAAAGGTAGGATTTGATTGGCCTGATGCCGCACCTGTCATAGAGAAAGTGCGTGAGGAAGTGGAAGAGATTCAGCAAGAGCTGGATTTCAAACAGCGAGCACAAGGGGCACTGAATACTGGTATTGCACCTCTAAACAGTGGCGTGCCCGACAACCAAAAAGCCATTGAAGAAGAAATTGGTGATGCACTTTTTGCCATGGTTAACTTGGCAAGACATTGCAAGGTAGATGCTGATACCGCACTTAGAAACGCCAGTAACAAGTTTGCTAACCGTTTTAAAGGCGTAGAGCGCTTAGCGGCTGAACAGGGCGACAAGCTCGACGTATTGACGCTTGATGAAATGGAAGCGCTGTGGCAGCAGGTCAAGCAGTCGTCTAACACTAAGTAG